In Nocardia sp. NBC_00403, one DNA window encodes the following:
- the hutG gene encoding formimidoylglutamase: MSITDKETMVLPIPVATAFEPWTGRDDGSGVEHLRWHHVVEPYAAQSKLASCVFIGFASDEGVHRNKGRRGAAGGPRALRQALASMALATPIRAFDAGTVPVDDDLDAGQRELGSMVRATLDAGHFPVVLGGGHEVALGTYRGLADSALLTVHPRIGILNLDAHFDLRSDEIPSSGTPFRQIFDAASAAGTSVEYAVVGISQPSNTAALFDTADRLGVRYLFDDECGTGNLTAVQDFVQDFLGRVDLVYLTIDLDVLPAAVAPGVSAPAAFGVPLETIQFVADLLTASGKLAVCDVAELNPEFDIDNRTARTAARLIHRIVTRHVRLQQLP; encoded by the coding sequence ATGAGCATTACCGATAAGGAGACCATGGTGCTACCCATTCCGGTGGCGACTGCTTTCGAGCCGTGGACCGGGCGTGACGACGGCAGTGGTGTGGAGCATCTGCGCTGGCATCACGTGGTGGAACCGTATGCGGCGCAGTCCAAGCTGGCCTCCTGCGTATTCATCGGCTTCGCCAGCGATGAGGGAGTGCACCGGAACAAGGGTCGCCGTGGTGCTGCCGGGGGACCACGTGCGCTGCGGCAGGCGCTGGCGTCGATGGCGCTCGCCACCCCGATTCGTGCCTTCGATGCGGGCACCGTGCCGGTCGACGACGACTTGGACGCGGGCCAGCGGGAACTGGGTTCGATGGTGCGCGCCACCCTCGACGCCGGGCACTTCCCTGTGGTGCTCGGCGGCGGCCACGAGGTGGCCTTGGGCACCTATCGAGGTTTGGCCGATTCGGCGCTGCTGACGGTGCACCCGCGCATCGGAATCCTCAATCTCGATGCCCATTTCGACCTTCGATCCGATGAGATCCCCAGCTCGGGCACGCCGTTCCGGCAGATCTTCGATGCGGCGAGCGCGGCGGGCACCTCCGTCGAATATGCGGTGGTCGGCATCAGTCAGCCGAGTAATACGGCGGCGCTGTTCGACACCGCCGACCGCCTCGGCGTCCGCTACCTGTTCGATGATGAATGCGGTACCGGAAACCTCACCGCCGTACAGGATTTCGTGCAGGACTTCCTCGGCAGAGTCGATCTCGTCTACCTCACGATCGACCTCGATGTGCTGCCGGCCGCAGTAGCGCCCGGTGTGAGCGCCCCGGCCGCTTTCGGCGTGCCGCTGGAGACGATCCAATTCGTCGCCGACCTGCTGACCGCAAGCGGCAAGCTCGCGGTGTGCGACGTGGCCGAGCTCAACCCGGAATTCGACATCGACAATCGCACGGCGCGCACGGCCGCCCGGCTGATCCACCGCATAGTCACCAGACATGTGCGGCTACAACAGCTGCCATGA
- the hutI gene encoding imidazolonepropionase produces the protein MGSTVLTGIGTLVTNDPDLGAGRLGIIRDAAIVFDEGVVAWVGRSSAAPSADHGHDLGGRAVLPGFVESHSHLVFAGDRAEEFGARMSGTPYAAGGIRNTIAATRAATDDELRANTRRLMNESLRGGSTTVEIKTGYGQSVESELRSAKIAAEFTDEVTLLAAHVPPPEYAGRADDYVRMVCDEMIDVCAPHAKWIDVFCERGAFDRDQAYEVLTAGMAKGLVPRVHGNQLQTGPGVALAVEVGAASVDHVTYVTAADIDALAQSSTVATLLPGADFSTRNKYPDARALIDAGVTVALGADCNPGTSYTTSLPFCIAIAVRDMHMTPEEAVWAATAGGARALRRDDIGVLRPGALADAIALAAPSYLHLAYRPGVPLIQQVWRAGVSGYTADR, from the coding sequence ATGGGATCCACAGTCCTCACCGGCATCGGCACCCTCGTCACGAACGATCCCGACCTCGGTGCCGGTCGGCTCGGCATAATCCGTGATGCCGCCATCGTTTTCGACGAGGGCGTCGTCGCGTGGGTGGGTCGGTCCAGCGCTGCGCCGAGCGCCGACCACGGACACGATCTCGGTGGCCGCGCCGTGTTGCCGGGCTTTGTCGAGAGCCATTCGCACCTGGTCTTCGCCGGTGATCGCGCCGAGGAGTTCGGGGCGCGGATGTCGGGAACTCCCTACGCGGCGGGCGGCATCCGCAACACGATCGCGGCGACCAGGGCCGCCACCGACGACGAGTTGCGCGCCAACACTCGTCGGTTGATGAACGAATCGCTGCGTGGGGGTAGCACGACCGTCGAAATCAAGACGGGCTACGGGCAGTCGGTGGAGAGCGAACTGCGCAGCGCCAAGATCGCGGCCGAGTTCACCGACGAAGTCACCCTGCTCGCCGCGCATGTGCCACCCCCGGAGTACGCGGGCCGCGCCGATGACTACGTGCGCATGGTCTGCGACGAGATGATCGATGTGTGTGCGCCGCACGCCAAGTGGATCGATGTGTTCTGTGAGCGGGGCGCATTCGATCGCGATCAGGCCTACGAGGTGCTCACGGCGGGTATGGCGAAGGGGCTCGTGCCGCGTGTGCACGGCAACCAATTGCAGACCGGCCCCGGCGTCGCGCTCGCGGTGGAGGTGGGCGCCGCGTCCGTCGATCACGTCACCTATGTCACCGCAGCGGACATCGACGCGCTGGCCCAGAGTTCGACGGTGGCGACTCTGCTTCCCGGCGCGGACTTTTCGACCCGCAACAAGTACCCGGATGCCCGGGCGCTCATCGACGCCGGAGTGACCGTCGCGCTCGGAGCCGACTGCAATCCGGGCACTTCGTACACCACCAGCCTGCCGTTCTGCATCGCCATCGCGGTGCGGGACATGCACATGACACCCGAGGAAGCGGTGTGGGCCGCGACGGCGGGCGGGGCACGGGCGCTGCGGCGCGACGACATCGGCGTTTTGCGGCCGGGTGCGCTGGCGGATGCGATCGCCTTGGCCGCACCGTCCTATCTGCACCTTGCCTATCGGCCGGGAGTGCCACTGATCCAACAGGTTTGGCGGGCCGGTGTTTCGGGCTATACCGCTGATCGATGA
- the hutU gene encoding urocanate hydratase — protein sequence MTAHPPATSGARRVSAPRGSELTTLGWQQEGALRMLMNNLDPDVAEHPDELVVYGGTGKAARTWEAFDAMVRTLKTLKSDETMLVQSGKPVGVFRTNEWAPRVLIANSNLVGDWANWEEFRRLEELGLTMYGQMTAGSWIYIGTQGILQGTYETFGAVARKLAASGRVPNSDGTLAGTITLTAGLGGMGGAQPLAVTMNGGVAICIDCDVTRIDRRIAHKYLDTKAVDLEDALRLAVAARDAKRPLSIGLEGNAAEVFPQLLAMAAPIDIVTDQTSAHDPLAYLPIGMDIADMKAMAEKDPAKFTDDARAAMAAQVRAMVGFLDRGAEVFDYGNSIRDEARKAGYDRAFDFPGFVPAYIRPLFEEGLGPFRWAALSGDPKDIAATDKAIVELFPDNEHLRRWIEMAGEKVAFEGLPARICWLGYGERHLAGLKFNEMVASGELSAPIAIGRDHLDSGSVASPYRETESMADGSDAIADWPLLNALVNTASGASWVSIHHGGGVGMGRSIHAGQVCIADGTHLAAEKLTRVLTNDPGMGVIRHADAGYEHANNVARERGVRVPMAEA from the coding sequence ATGACCGCACACCCCCCGGCTACCTCCGGCGCGCGCCGCGTGTCCGCACCGCGCGGCAGCGAACTCACTACGCTCGGCTGGCAGCAAGAGGGCGCGCTGCGCATGCTGATGAACAACCTGGATCCCGACGTGGCCGAGCACCCGGACGAGCTGGTCGTCTACGGCGGCACCGGCAAGGCCGCGCGGACGTGGGAGGCCTTCGACGCGATGGTCCGCACGCTGAAGACCTTGAAGTCGGACGAGACCATGCTGGTGCAGTCGGGCAAGCCGGTCGGTGTGTTCCGCACCAACGAATGGGCGCCTCGGGTGCTCATCGCGAACTCGAATCTGGTTGGCGACTGGGCGAACTGGGAAGAATTCCGCCGCCTCGAGGAACTCGGCCTGACCATGTACGGGCAGATGACCGCAGGCTCCTGGATCTACATCGGCACTCAGGGCATCTTGCAGGGCACCTACGAAACCTTCGGCGCCGTCGCACGGAAGCTGGCGGCATCGGGTCGTGTGCCGAACAGCGACGGCACGCTGGCGGGCACGATCACCTTGACCGCGGGACTCGGTGGCATGGGCGGCGCGCAGCCGCTCGCCGTCACGATGAACGGTGGCGTCGCGATCTGCATCGATTGCGATGTGACCCGCATCGACCGCAGGATCGCTCACAAGTATCTCGACACCAAGGCCGTCGACCTCGAGGACGCGTTGCGCCTGGCCGTCGCGGCGCGTGATGCGAAGCGACCGCTGTCCATCGGCCTCGAAGGCAATGCGGCGGAGGTGTTTCCGCAGCTGCTTGCCATGGCGGCGCCCATCGATATCGTGACCGATCAGACCTCGGCGCACGACCCGCTGGCGTACCTGCCGATCGGCATGGACATCGCCGATATGAAGGCGATGGCGGAGAAGGATCCGGCCAAGTTCACCGACGACGCCCGCGCGGCGATGGCCGCCCAGGTGCGGGCGATGGTCGGCTTCCTCGATCGCGGCGCAGAGGTCTTCGACTACGGCAATTCGATCCGTGACGAAGCCCGAAAGGCCGGATACGACCGGGCTTTCGACTTCCCCGGCTTCGTGCCCGCCTACATCCGTCCACTGTTCGAGGAGGGGCTCGGCCCGTTCCGATGGGCGGCGCTGTCGGGCGATCCGAAGGACATCGCCGCCACCGACAAAGCGATCGTGGAACTGTTCCCGGACAACGAGCACCTGCGCCGTTGGATCGAAATGGCAGGGGAGAAGGTTGCTTTCGAGGGTCTGCCCGCTCGTATCTGCTGGCTCGGATACGGCGAACGCCACCTCGCCGGGCTGAAGTTCAACGAGATGGTGGCCTCCGGTGAGCTGTCCGCGCCGATCGCCATCGGGCGTGACCACCTGGATTCGGGGTCGGTGGCCTCGCCGTATCGCGAAACCGAGTCGATGGCAGACGGTTCCGACGCGATCGCGGACTGGCCGTTGCTGAATGCCCTGGTGAACACCGCGTCCGGTGCGTCCTGGGTGTCGATCCACCACGGCGGTGGCGTCGGCATGGGGCGTTCGATCCACGCCGGACAGGTGTGCATCGCGGACGGCACCCACCTCGCCGCCGAAAAGCTGACAAGGGTCCTCACCAATGATCCTGGTATGGGCGTGATCCGGCATGCCGACGCGGGCTATGAGCATGCCAACAATGTCGCCAGGGAGCGCGGCGTGCGCGTGCCGATGGCCGAGGCATGA
- a CDS encoding purine-cytosine permease family protein, translated as MTIDEPSEVVLAPERRTIDVIPDDERHGSPFSQFTLWFGANMQITAIVDGALAVVFGADAIWAILGLLIGNVLGGAVMALHSAQGPRLGLPQMISSRAQFGVFGAVLPLLLVVLMYLGFAATGSVLAGQAVNKILHIDSPTVGIVIFGALTAFVAVTGYKLIHVVGRIATVMGIIGFTYLAIRLFTEYDVSAVVGVKGFDIATFLLAISLGAGWQLTFGPYVADYSRYLPRTTSARATFWSTFAGSVIGSQWAMTFGALVAAVAGKAFLGDQVGFVGKLAGPAVVATLIYLVVLVGKLTVNCLNAYGGFMSILTTVTAFNGQTKISSAARTAYIVGFTAVSVVVAVGASADFLNNFKNFVLVLLMVFTPWSAINLTDYYLISKEKVDIPALYDPDARYGRWNGTALACYVIGVLAQIPFLAQKLYTGPITEQLGGADISWIVGIVVTAALYYPLARRTSNPPASMIYPADPATTRSTR; from the coding sequence ATGACTATCGACGAACCATCCGAAGTCGTCCTCGCGCCGGAGCGTCGCACCATCGACGTCATCCCCGACGACGAACGGCATGGCTCCCCGTTCAGCCAGTTCACCCTCTGGTTCGGCGCCAACATGCAGATCACCGCGATCGTCGACGGTGCGTTGGCCGTCGTGTTCGGTGCGGATGCGATCTGGGCGATCCTCGGCCTGCTGATCGGCAATGTCCTCGGCGGCGCGGTGATGGCGCTGCATTCCGCACAGGGCCCGAGGCTCGGACTCCCGCAGATGATTTCCAGCCGCGCACAGTTCGGCGTGTTCGGTGCGGTGCTTCCGCTGCTGCTGGTGGTGCTGATGTATCTCGGTTTCGCCGCCACCGGCAGCGTGCTCGCCGGCCAGGCGGTCAACAAGATCCTGCACATCGATAGCCCGACTGTCGGCATCGTCATTTTCGGCGCACTCACCGCATTCGTGGCGGTGACGGGATACAAGCTCATCCACGTCGTCGGACGCATCGCCACGGTCATGGGCATCATCGGATTCACCTACCTGGCGATCCGGTTGTTCACCGAATACGACGTATCGGCCGTGGTGGGCGTCAAGGGCTTCGACATCGCCACCTTCCTGCTCGCGATCTCCCTCGGCGCGGGCTGGCAGCTGACCTTCGGTCCCTACGTGGCGGATTACTCCCGCTACCTGCCGCGCACCACCAGCGCCCGCGCGACGTTCTGGTCGACCTTCGCGGGCAGCGTCATCGGATCGCAGTGGGCGATGACCTTCGGCGCACTGGTCGCGGCGGTCGCAGGCAAGGCGTTCCTCGGCGACCAGGTGGGATTCGTCGGCAAACTCGCCGGGCCCGCCGTCGTCGCCACGCTGATCTACCTGGTGGTGCTGGTCGGCAAGCTGACCGTCAACTGCCTCAATGCCTACGGCGGCTTCATGTCGATCCTGACCACGGTGACCGCGTTCAACGGCCAGACCAAGATTTCCAGTGCCGCCCGCACCGCGTACATCGTGGGCTTCACCGCGGTGTCGGTAGTCGTCGCGGTCGGTGCCAGCGCCGACTTCCTCAACAACTTCAAGAACTTCGTGCTGGTGCTGCTCATGGTCTTCACGCCGTGGAGCGCCATCAACCTCACCGACTACTACCTGATCTCGAAAGAGAAGGTGGACATCCCCGCGCTCTACGATCCCGACGCGCGCTACGGCCGCTGGAACGGCACCGCCCTCGCGTGCTACGTGATCGGCGTGCTGGCCCAGATCCCGTTCCTCGCCCAGAAGCTCTACACCGGACCGATTACCGAACAGCTCGGCGGCGCGGACATTTCCTGGATCGTCGGCATCGTCGTCACCGCCGCCCTGTACTACCCGCTCGCGCGGCGCACCAGCAATCCGCCCGCCTCGATGATCTATCCCGCCGATCCAGCGACCACAAGGAGCACCCGATGA
- the hutC gene encoding histidine utilization repressor produces MAIVDAELAALYNDAGTESAPAYERVKNLVVAQINSGHWSEGDQLPSENQLVAALGLSRMTINRALRELTADGLIVRMMGVGTFVAPPKTASPLFEVKNIADEIQRRGHRHRTEVIYVREEHADTANPVIQDLMRGKVFHSLMVHFEDDTPIQVEDRYVNPSEAPGYLDQDFTRKTPNNYLSEVAPLERGEHIVEAILGNADECRLLRIKRSEPCLLIRRRTWSARGLVSAARLVHPGSRNRLEGTFTG; encoded by the coding sequence GTGGCGATCGTCGACGCAGAGCTTGCTGCGTTGTACAACGACGCGGGAACCGAATCGGCTCCCGCCTACGAGCGCGTGAAGAATCTCGTTGTCGCACAGATTAATTCGGGCCACTGGTCCGAAGGCGACCAGCTGCCCTCGGAGAACCAGCTCGTCGCCGCACTCGGCCTGTCACGCATGACCATCAACCGCGCACTGCGCGAACTCACCGCCGACGGACTCATCGTGCGCATGATGGGCGTCGGCACCTTCGTCGCCCCACCGAAGACCGCCTCCCCCCTCTTCGAGGTGAAGAACATCGCCGACGAGATCCAACGGCGCGGCCACCGCCACCGCACCGAGGTGATCTATGTGCGCGAGGAACACGCCGACACCGCCAACCCGGTGATCCAGGATCTGATGCGCGGCAAGGTCTTCCACTCACTGATGGTGCATTTCGAAGACGACACACCGATTCAGGTCGAAGACAGATACGTCAATCCGAGCGAAGCCCCCGGCTACCTCGACCAGGACTTCACCCGGAAAACCCCGAACAACTATCTGAGCGAAGTCGCGCCGCTGGAACGCGGGGAGCACATCGTCGAAGCAATACTCGGCAATGCGGACGAATGCCGCCTACTTCGAATCAAACGGTCCGAACCTTGCCTATTGATTCGTCGGCGAACTTGGTCGGCGCGGGGATTGGTCAGCGCGGCGCGGCTGGTCCACCCGGGATCACGAAACCGCTTGGAAGGCACCTTCACTGGTTAA